A region of Perognathus longimembris pacificus isolate PPM17 chromosome 19, ASM2315922v1, whole genome shotgun sequence DNA encodes the following proteins:
- the Shld3 gene encoding shieldin complex subunit 3: protein MTTQVILHYRPYEYDCTHLPKIAEKAIQDFPTHPLSRFIPWFPHDGSKLPLKPKGLPPVISGEAAENVKQNLTISEHGVKTLSYDCTVDLLEFQPALKRQRLIQSYTLSEQTNSGNLDEKSGKRRQYKKRSWSVTIASKNCAKKIFPLSKKLQESIKALNLHSLYRARWTIEHTVCDNQSLEDIWVKLNRIIRHNELPSCNATIQRHIGQIWVFCDILYCEYVGNLLKVRLDLNGKISLFVHKYGVIFSM from the coding sequence ATGACTACACAAGTAATATTGCATTATCGACCATATGAGTATGATTGCACACACCTGCCAAAAATTGCAGAAAAGGCAATTCAAGACTTTCCTACTCATCCATTATCAAGATTCATTCCTTGGTTTCCTCATGATGGGTCCAAACTTCCACTCAAACCAAAAGGATTACCGCCTGTTATTTCTGGAGAAGCAGCTGAAAATGTGAAACAGAACTTGACCATTTCCGAACATGGTGTTAAAACACTGAGTTATGATTGCACAGTAGATCTTTTGGAGTTTCAACCAGCCTTGAAAAGGCAGCGCTTAATCCAGTCATACACCCTGTCTGAACAGACTAATTCAGGAAATCTGGatgaaaaatcaggaaaaagaagacaatacaAGAAGAGATCTTGGAGTGTCACAATTGCCAGTAAAAATTGTGCCAAAAAGATTTTTCCTTTGTCTAAAAAATTGCAAGAAAGCATAAAGGCACTAAATTTGCACTCATTATATAGAGCAAGATGGACAATAGAACATACTGTTTGCGATAATCAATCTCTGGAAGACATTTGGGTGAAACTCAATCGAATTATTAGACACAATGAACTTCCTTCTTGTAATGCTACAATTCAGAGACATATAGGTCAGATATGGGTGTTCTGTGATATTCTTTACTGTGAATATGTGGGAAATCTTCTTAAAGTTAGATTAGATCTTAATGGAAAAATTAGTTTATTTGTGCATAAATATGGTGTTATTTTTAGTATGTAA